One Chloroflexota bacterium genomic region harbors:
- a CDS encoding polysaccharide deacetylase, translating to MADKQILCAFGVDLDAVCGWLGSYGGEDSPDDISRGIFAGEVGTPRLLKLFERLDIKTSWFIPGHSIETFPDECRMIVEQGHEIGMHGYSHENPIAMSPKQEEDVLLRCIDLITETSGQRPRGYVAPWWEFSHVTNELLLKHGIKYDHSLMHRDFECYYVRVGDRWTKIDYSMPADHWMHALERGEETDLVEIPANWYLDDLPPMMFIKNSPNSHGFVNPRDIESMWRDQFDWVYREYDEAVFPITIHPDVSGRPQVLLMLERITEYIRSHDGVRFATFEEIADDFLAKHPRQRP from the coding sequence ATGGCAGACAAACAAATTCTGTGCGCGTTTGGGGTTGACCTGGACGCCGTTTGCGGTTGGCTGGGTTCCTATGGCGGGGAGGACTCGCCTGACGATATTTCCCGCGGCATATTCGCCGGGGAAGTGGGAACGCCCCGGCTGCTTAAACTCTTTGAACGACTGGACATCAAGACTAGCTGGTTCATACCCGGCCATTCCATCGAGACCTTTCCGGACGAATGCCGCATGATTGTGGAGCAAGGGCATGAGATCGGAATGCACGGCTACTCCCACGAGAATCCCATCGCCATGTCGCCGAAGCAGGAGGAGGATGTGCTGCTACGCTGCATAGATCTGATTACCGAGACTTCGGGGCAACGGCCACGCGGCTACGTCGCGCCATGGTGGGAGTTCAGCCACGTTACGAACGAGCTGCTGCTGAAACATGGTATCAAGTATGACCACAGCCTGATGCACCGCGATTTTGAGTGCTACTATGTCCGCGTTGGCGACCGCTGGACGAAGATTGACTATTCCATGCCGGCAGACCACTGGATGCACGCCCTGGAGCGTGGCGAGGAGACCGACCTGGTGGAGATACCGGCTAACTGGTACCTGGACGACCTGCCGCCGATGATGTTCATCAAGAATTCACCCAACAGCCACGGGTTCGTAAATCCCAGGGACATTGAATCGATGTGGCGAGACCAGTTCGATTGGGTCTATCGGGAATACGACGAGGCGGTGTTCCCCATAACTATTCATCCGGATGTGAGCGGCCGGCCGCAGGTGCTGCTGATGCTGGAGCGCATCACGGAATACATCCGCTCTCATGACGGCGTGCGCTTTGCAACGTTTGAGGAGATTGCGGACGATTTTCTTGCCAAACACCCCAGGCAGCGACCATAG
- a CDS encoding DUF1501 domain-containing protein: MVSEKSSRSLVVVELTGGNDCLNTVVPYDDELYYDNRPTVHHKQDEVLKLDDRLGLSPHMGPIKRLWDDGNVAVINGIGYPDPNRSHFRAMDIWHTAEPTKVIGEGWLGRAIRDLDPRGENVLTGLNLGRGLPRALSCVGVPVASVGNLETYGLFPDIQDEQARLDTLNTFSQMYGGADGRDVVSEFIGQTGEAALKGADILRSAPESYDSEVEYGANPFAQTLRDAAQVICADLGTRIYYAQHGSFDTHGGELPVHNKLWHEVSTAIGDFMDDLKDHGRDRDTLVLVFSEFGRRIKDNGSGTDHGSGGVAFCIGGSVEGGLYGEYPSLKSADQLQGDLYFNNDFRSTYSTILERWLGLDPVPIVNGTFEQFDFIGG; encoded by the coding sequence ATGGTCTCCGAAAAGTCAAGCAGGTCGCTGGTGGTCGTCGAGCTCACTGGCGGCAACGACTGTCTGAACACGGTCGTTCCGTACGACGACGAGCTTTACTACGACAACCGACCCACTGTCCACCACAAGCAGGACGAGGTACTGAAGCTCGACGACCGGCTCGGGCTGAGCCCGCATATGGGGCCTATCAAGAGGTTGTGGGACGACGGCAATGTCGCCGTCATAAACGGCATTGGCTACCCGGACCCCAACCGCTCCCACTTCAGGGCAATGGACATCTGGCACACCGCCGAACCCACGAAAGTGATCGGGGAGGGTTGGCTCGGACGCGCGATCAGAGACCTCGACCCAAGAGGTGAGAACGTACTCACAGGCTTAAACCTCGGCAGAGGGCTGCCAAGGGCGCTATCGTGCGTGGGAGTGCCGGTGGCATCGGTAGGAAACCTCGAGACCTACGGGCTGTTCCCTGACATTCAGGACGAGCAGGCGCGGCTGGACACTCTCAACACCTTTTCACAGATGTACGGTGGGGCCGATGGAAGGGATGTCGTGTCCGAGTTCATCGGACAGACCGGCGAGGCCGCCCTCAAGGGAGCGGACATCCTCAGGTCTGCGCCTGAGAGCTATGATTCAGAAGTGGAGTACGGGGCGAATCCGTTCGCTCAGACGCTTCGCGACGCGGCCCAGGTGATATGCGCCGACCTCGGGACCCGCATCTACTACGCTCAGCACGGCAGCTTTGACACCCATGGCGGCGAGCTTCCCGTTCACAACAAGCTATGGCACGAGGTCTCCACCGCGATTGGCGACTTCATGGACGACCTCAAGGACCATGGACGGGACCGAGACACACTGGTACTGGTCTTCTCGGAGTTCGGGCGCCGAATCAAGGACAACGGTTCGGGCACCGACCACGGCTCCGGCGGCGTCGCCTTCTGCATCGGCGGCTCCGTGGAGGGCGGTCTGTACGGGGAGTACCCCTCACTCAAGTCGGCCGACCAGCTCCAGGGGGATCTGTACTTCAACAACGACTTCCGCTCCACTTACTCGACGATACTGGAGAGATGGCTTGGGCTGGACCCGGTACCGATTGTCAACGGCACA